ACTTGTTACCATGCCCTTCCAACCCCATCAACGCCAGCTTTTCTTCGACATTATCGCGAATCACCTCTTCGTTGTCACGTGTCCGTTCACGCAGCGGCAACGCCACATTGTCATACACCGACATGGAATCAAACAGGGCAACATTCTGGAACAACACGCCAAAGTAGCTACGGATTTCGCGCAACTTGCGCTTGCCGGCCTGGCTGAGATCCTGTCCGAACACCCGGACTTCACCAACATCGGGCTTCATCAGACCGAGCATATGTTTGAGGATGACGCTTTTACCCTGGCCACTGGCGCCGACAATCACCGTAGTGGTACCGGCACGGACCTGCAGGGACACGCCATCCAACACCTTTTGCTCGCCGAAAGATTTTTCCACCTGATTCAGTTCAATAACAATTTCGCGCTCGGCCGTCATGACATCACTCCACTACAACAAAATCGCACTAATCAGGTAATCCCAGACCAGAACAGAGACCGAAGCCATCACCACAGCACTGGTGGTGGTCCGGCTGACCCCTTCCGCACCAAAGCCGCCGCCTCGTTCGAGATGGAGATAAAAACCCTTGGCGGCACAAATCCACACCAGCAGGAGTCCGAAGACCACTGACTTCACCAGGCCCATTTCAATATCAAGCCAGACGACACTTGAATACATGCCCTGAAAATACGCCCCGGCACTGACATCAAACAGTTGCACGCCGATCATAAAGCCGCCGAAAATGCCGATGACATCAAAAATCGCCGTTAACAGCGGCATGGCGATCAGCCCGGCAACCAGCTTGGGAACAATGAGATAGGTAATCGGATCAATGGCCATACATTCCAGCGCATCGATCTGCTCGCTGTTGCGCATGATGCCCACCTCGGCGCAAATGGCCGAACCGGCGCGTCCGATCACCATCAGGGCCGCGAGGACCGGGCCTAATTCACGCAGCAGGCTGAGGGCGACCGCGCCACCGAGAAACCCCACCGAACCGAACTTTGCCAACGTATAATAGCCTTGTAATCCCAACACCATCCCGGTAAACAGGCCGGTGAACAGAATGACAAACAACGAGTTGGCACCGATGAACTGGATCTGGCGCACAATCGGCTTCACCTTATAGGGAGGCTTGATCATGCAATAAATTGAAACGAGCAGAAACACGCCGAACCGGCCGGCTGTTTCCAGAAAGTGCAACGTATGATGCCCGAGCAATGCGACAAATTTCATAGGACGTAAGGACTCCCAGGGTTCAACATCCCTTAACCTGGAGCGGTGAGTCAACCGTGGATGAAAAGTGCACGTGCCTGAATAATGTTTTGAAAAAATAGACGTCGCACCCAGGGGTTCGTCGTTATTTTTTCAATCATTGTACAGATCAATGAGTTGCGCTATTCGCCGCCGGGTCGTCACGGATTCAGGTTAATAAAAAACAAACATCTATAGTAATACCTGCACTCAACCCTTGTCGAGGGCTATTTGCCCGTGTATCTCGATGGCAACAAACCCATTTCAAAAGATTTTTTATCGCAACGTCACACCAACAAATTCGACAAAAAAAGTAAACTTTCCTCTCCTGACGGTCGACATGAAAAACAGACGCAAAATAGGACAGGTTGGCCAAAATGCAAAAAAACTGTTCAGTCATAACACGTGACGTCCTGTTTTTTGGTCAACATAAAAACGAACTAATTGTACAGAAAAATGGCGGCCCCGTGAAGCGTTTTACTATAAAAACAATAAGTTAGACATAAAAACAGGGCCTATCAAAAAAGTTGGCCCGGTTACTGCTTAACATAAGTGCAACGAAAAGCTGCTTTTCAACAGTTATCGACAGAGTTATCAACAGTCTTATTTGACAAGAATAACCTTTTTGGTTATATTTAGCAAAACAAATCTGAAGAAAGGAGGACACGCCATGTCAATTACCATTCCCTTGAAAAAAATCATTGGCAAGAAACCCAATACGGTTGCAAAATTGCTCAAAGAGCTTGGAATTGACACCGGGAAGCCGTACAACTATCGCATGAATGCGATAGAGGTCATCATCGAACAATAACGGCTCTTCCCGTATCCCAGCTGAGACAGCAATGTCCGCCCGACAACAGTGAGAATACACAGGGCGATTAAAAATATACGCAGCTACACCTGATTCAAGGTGTGCTGCATTTTTTTTGCCTGCCCTCCCCATCTTTCCGCCAAAGAAAACGCCCAAGGATCATTTAAGGGATTCAAAACAGCCCCCCGCCAATGTTAAAGTAAGCGATTTGAAATGCTGATCTCATCTGTGCTTAAGGAGCCCTCGCCATGCCCGTATTAACGCTTTTTACGATTGCTGTTCTCAGCACGTTGTTTTATGCCCAAGTCCCCGTCCAATTCCAACAGCCGCTGCAGATGGCCG
This region of uncultured Desulfuromonas sp. genomic DNA includes:
- a CDS encoding ATP-binding cassette domain-containing protein, which encodes MTAEREIVIELNQVEKSFGEQKVLDGVSLQVRAGTTTVIVGASGQGKSVILKHMLGLMKPDVGEVRVFGQDLSQAGKRKLREIRSYFGVLFQNVALFDSMSVYDNVALPLRERTRDNEEVIRDNVEEKLALMGLEGHGNKFPAQLSGGMQKRVGLARALVLNPKVVFFDEPTTGLDVSKSNEIYRLFFETQARLNYTAVIVSHDVPKIFKLSDYVALMAEGQLQGCMSPEAFQLSDNPLIRSFVTETMGPIYSSETEESLLYETL
- a CDS encoding MlaE family lipid ABC transporter permease subunit translates to MKFVALLGHHTLHFLETAGRFGVFLLVSIYCMIKPPYKVKPIVRQIQFIGANSLFVILFTGLFTGMVLGLQGYYTLAKFGSVGFLGGAVALSLLRELGPVLAALMVIGRAGSAICAEVGIMRNSEQIDALECMAIDPITYLIVPKLVAGLIAMPLLTAIFDVIGIFGGFMIGVQLFDVSAGAYFQGMYSSVVWLDIEMGLVKSVVFGLLLVWICAAKGFYLHLERGGGFGAEGVSRTTTSAVVMASVSVLVWDYLISAILL